ggacagtatacacaatatatacacattagacgttgaacatacacattaaatatgcaggtgtacacataaatgcatatgtATAATGGACCAATCATATAGTGAACATAGTACAGATATAGGTATATGTAAGTTTGGTAATGGATGGTTATTGCATTAGGTGCAATGCATGATGCATTATAGTCCATGAAACTGTAGAATACGGTAAAAAGAAGTGTCAGCTTGTGGAGTGAAACAGTTTTTGATATTGAGCAGTCTAATAGCCTGAGGAAAAAAGCTGTCCTTCTGCCGGTTTGTGCGGGACCGGATGCTCCGGTATCGTCTGCCGGAAGGAAGCAAGGAGAGCAGCCTGGAATCATTGATGATCTTCCTGGCTTTCCCCATACACCGCCTGGTGTAGATGTCTTGGAGAGAGGGTATCTCATCTCCCACAACATGACGGGCAGTTCGCACAACCCTCTGCAGTGCTTTGAAGCTAGTAGGATTACACTTTAATTTGAATTtagttatttataatttatttttttccaaatctgaagcttaaaggggtcatatgacacggctaaaacgaatattatcgtttgttttagatgtaacgtaatgtgtatacacgatttaaggttcaaaaacactgtattttccacataccgtgtatgtttgtatctcctctttgccctgcctctctgaaacgcgcagattttttacagagctcatggctctgaaaagtgaggtgtgctatgattggccagttaaccaatgcgtagtgattggtctaatactgcaagtgtgtgacggaaatgtaacgcctctcaccatatttggaacatcaggttccaaagcaattgtgctgacaggtacgcccatcttacttgcgtatacatttgggcggtcttagtcaaatcataccacaaactgatgtagatttgtgggggtgtggttacacgaggcgtttcaggcaggtctgggtgaacattcgcttttaaatagaatgcatcttttgttccgacactttaatttttgcaattttacgtgtctaatacatgcatgagcaacttataacaccaatacagaaaaacacatattttgcgccatatgacccctttaataaacatGCTGTCTTGTACAGTATCTTCCTGATTACTGTAAACAGTGTAAATAGCTACACTTGTAAATGATTACCTGATTTGCCCTTGAGAATTAATTAGGATTAGTGTTATCAGTGTCCCATACATGACTGATAATGCAGAAACTCAGGGCAGAGTGCCCTTTTAGAACAGAGGACCTGTCGCCGTAGcaacacaaaacacataaaCTGGTTTTATTCCGAGAATGTTATAAACGGGTCCATATCATTATAGTTGTTTCATAAACTCCCTGAACTAAACTCTCAGGAATAAACACatataatttttcattttataaacatttttccaGAGATGAAATTCACGTCTGACTCAACATCCTCTTTGCAAAATTCAAACACACACGTCCACATTTCTCACAAATACTATTGTTATTTACAAAGCAAACCTCctctttttgtaattttatcaaGCTGCACATCTGAGAGATATAAGCCTGGCAAATGCTCAGTCATACAAGGGATCTCGGTCtgaaaaagaaagttatacttACCCTGGATTagaattacatttctgtcaagtcGTCCCTTGTATGAAAGGATTTTTTACTCGGGAAGTGAATGTCTCTTTAACACAGACCTCATGTCTGAATTGATGTTCAAAACTCTGATGCATCATGACACAGAGAGCAGAGTTCTGGTCAGGCATTAATGATGACTGTGTACAATTAAGCAACTTTTATTTTAGGTGTGGTACCACAGTGATTATGAGTTGTGTAAGAGTGTCTCAGTGTATGTTTTAATGACGAACTGTTTGCTTTTAGTCTGAGGAGGACCTACTGTACTGTACTCCCATCAATCTGATTATCTGATCAGACATACTTAATCACGTGAATGTGTCTCTGTAAAGAAAACACTGTATGGATCTACTAAAAGAATAAAGCTGTTTGTGATTATACTAATGACGATCCATATGTGGGATGCTCAAGGAATACatagaattcaccatgttgtttctacagtagccctaaatgggaaaactgctctacagagtgcatttcttaaatacattatctccttcggcaaagaagcgaaaacatgatgtgaaaatgtaaacatcttagtcctgtgtcagccaccatagtgctttgcaagggaggggtggagtgagccattggttgcattACGCAAccttcatacactggacctttaattttggggtgaactgtcactttgaTACTTATGCGTGGATTGCACTATTTACAAATGTCCACATCAGATGACATTACATTGGGGAAAGgtataatatttacatatagGCTATATGTGGCCTATGTGGCTTATATCTTTCGTATAAAGTATTATGTATTAGGAAGGAGGAGGGTTTATTGTTGAGAAATCACATCTTTTGTCTTTTACATGCTGTAAAAGGGATCCTATTGACTTTTGAATTGTCTAGGTTTGAAATATTCTAaaagaataatattttaaattctcTTGAATGCAAGGTTTACCCTTacgaaatttaccatggtttatagtaaccatagttttttatttgtagtttagttatttctAGTCATGTCTAGTGTGGTAATTGctcttgtctagtttagtgtagtcagtttatgttcccTTCCTGTTCCTACCCTTGCAGTTTTGTTGTTTACCCCCTTgcgggtttttgtttcatgttttgtgcttattattaaagtctttgttaaccccttacctgctgtctgcacttgggtcctctgtctttTTCCCGCAACCCATCCCTGACACATACACCCTTAATAATAatggtgcttaaaaggttcttcacagcgatgtcatagaagaacccttttttgcttccacaaagaaccattcagtcaaaggatctttaaagaaccatctctttcttacctttttatatgctaatctaaagaaccttttttttcgccacaaagagcCTTTTGTgtaacagaaaggttcttcagatgttaatgGTTCTTTATGTAACCATTTAGACAacaaggttcttctatggcatcgtgaagcacctttattttttagagtgtagttgAACCGTGGTATTTGTattaaaactatggtaatacaaatgataATCCAACTGCCAAAagctacacttttactataataaaactatggttaattgTCCTAGGTGTAACATTATATATGTGACAACATTCTATTGGTATTGATTATTTTCTTATATCTTTCATGCCTAGTGTGTAGACAGAGTATTgacggtttcattggacgcacgcgcatggcccgaagttaacttccattctgtgtttggttataacaatttattttatatttagtttatatgaatattaatttgtagtaatattgtatatatatatatatatatatatgtgtgtgtgtgtgtatgaaattaaactaaaactaatcaATAGTATactgattctttgcagaggtttaccggaagttacgtttgggccatgtaacatttgtttttgttgttgccactgaaaccgtctatataagTGGGTGTTTATGTGGGTGTTTACCATATGGTAGCATTAGCTTGAGCGCATACGTGTCAACTTATGGTTTTGGTACATGGAAATTTCAAAACTTTCCGATGTCCTCATGAgcatgtattttcattttcatcacaCCTACGTAGTTTTTGCACGTCATAAATGAGGCAATAGGGTCTGCAGTTGTCGCCGCAGTGTGCAAGAGCCCTGCACTGAGCTGGGCCGGAGTGTTGCTGGGTTAACCACTGAGAAGGTTAACTCTATATTGTGCTTTGAAAGCATAACTCTTCATACCTGCATGCACTCACTCGACTGCTTACACAGCAGTATTTGACATAACCTTTATGTCTCGATAAGTTCCTGTGTGAAGAACGTTGAGGCAAATGTATTCTAGCAAAGAAACTGAATGAGACAAAAAAGTACTCTGACCTCTAGTACAGTTTAGAAAAGATTAAATTGTGATATGATAAtccaacatatacagtatgataaTTCATTTGTTCAgcttctacatttatttatttggcttCAATATACAATAAAGTAAGTCTCAGAAAACTTAATCCAATTAATTTGTCCAATCTATTTGTCTAAGTTATAAATGttatccaaaaaaaaaacatgaaaaaaggaATTTTTCACAATGGGGCTGCATCCATACATCGAAAGGGCTacttttgaacatttttgtcttttttcatcatttgtgaTTTTCATATGCAGAACATTTTTTATACTGAAGCAAATTTACACATCATGAGGGGACATCATGaaagcatttgtttttgtttgtttgttttaaatatatacatgtctttttttaaagaccATAGCTCAGTGTCTTCTATAAGAAAAATGAGCTTTGCATATCTTTTGAGCTGTTTCTTGATTCTGGATTCATGCTCCAGTGTGAGGTCCTGTCTGCAGTGTGATCAAGTAGTTCGTTACATACATGAAGATTTCCTTTCAACTGTACGCATGACTGTCCGTGATCAGATTGAACTGAAGGAAATCATTGAACACGCTTACGTCAACTATCGAGAGACCAGCAGATCGTTTCGGGGAGTCATAGGTAACGTTATATGAAGTGATTACATACTAACTGCTTGTTATCTGTACAATCCTGCTTATCTGTAAACAGTTCTCAAATGTCAGGGGAAAAACTCATTCAGATAAACCTGATTATATATGAAGGACCCTTCAAAAACTTTGGCCATGAAGTATAGTTGTTGCATTATTACATAACGTTACAGTATTTATGACATTCAAGGTAACGGAACACACGTAAGTTAATGGCGTTACGTAATACGAAATATGAGTTAAGGTTACAAATCGTTTGTAGTCAAAACACAGTTACATTGAAAGATTCTTTTGATTACTTAGGATTTTCACGttatttcatatgtaatgtttaattttataatttgtGTCGTAAGGAGCATTTCCTCATGGTAGTAGACAGAGGGCGCTGTTATGAGTGTAGCCTGGAAGTCAAGATGAATCCAGAGAATACAACACGTGGTTCGTCTGTCTATTCAGTTTCAGGCGTTTTAAACGAATTAAAGGTGATTATGACAAATGCTTTAGCATTTGGCATCGTACATACAGctacaaataatatatttaataaaataatcaacATATGATACGTTATCAGTGGCGTTTTTACTTTTTAGACTTAAATAATTGAGACGCAGCTTATCTGAGTGTTTGCGTGCTGATAGTGAGCTGTGCTTTAGTGTACTTACAGTAAGCACTGTAAAACCCCGTCGTCTCCATTTGTTATTTGTCGCTTTTGATCGCTGCCTTCGTTATTATCGTGCACGTACTTATTAGTGAGGTAATTTTCTCATTTAACGTTTCGCCGCAGTTTGTTGAAGCACATCATTCTGCGTCCGCGATACGCATGATTTCGGTAGCTGTTATGAAGAAGACCTGTTACATTATGTATTCGGTAATCTGTAGTGGagtgcattttaaaataaacactcgCAACCCCGGTCATATTTAGTTACCCCtgctatttatttgttattgtgCTACTGCACATTTCTATCTATTTTTCTATGATAATTATAATTAAACATTCCATTTTTTCTCTTGGCTTGTTTGTTTCTTATGGCCCTAAAAAACGTTTGCATTTACAGACCTATGCTTAAATGCTTGAATTAGTATTATAGACAAGTATTTTGGTTCTCATGCATGAATTTCTTTACaaaatttaaatgcaaaaaatagaCAAACAGCTAAATTTATATGGCTAAAGTGTGTATTTTTGCTTTGTAGACCCTACAACACTATATCGAGCCCGAACAGAATACCAGAGTGAGTTCAAGAGGCACTGGAAAGAGCACAGAACAGGTGAGAGCTTGTGACCGCTGGTCATTCGCGTAACATTCCAGTCATTCATTGTCAACTAGTCTTTGCATGTCTAGCGGTCCGTTTTCTGCATTGAACAATAAAAGATGGCTgacttttgacagccctattaaatGGGTTATTATAGATGGTTTTCTTTTTCAATAGGTTCTCTTCAGTGGGATATGATTAATATAGTGGAGAAAGGGAGGAGAATTCTGCAGAAACATTTGGAGCTATTTGTCACCCAAGGTGGGATGTGTGGCataattgtttttaacatttatgtgtcaaaactgcaaattctcacagttgttttttttatcttgcaAAGGTCTGTGTCCCAACAAATGTGGTAAGTACAagtatttatgatttttttattactgcaatgttccacattttagaacatAAGTCAGCAAAACTGAGAAAGaactaaaacattaaaaagctctttagtgacaaaaaatatttatcaaatCAAACATCTTACATTTTTCCACCACATTCTTCcttttgcatttatatttgtttgcaAAACCTTTTTTGGATATAAGCacgaacattcaaaacatttatatgAGCATGTGAAATCAAGTGTTTATGATTGTActatagatttttttgtatcTCAGTTGTAGGCCTATCATATTGTGTTATGTGTATTAGTCCGCAATGgattataattgtattatttttcataGTATGAGCCTGTAATGTTATGTTATTGTTCAAGCGCATAACAAAAGTGTTTATGATTGTTTACTGCTATGTGTCATTGATCAATGTCTGACTGTTTTCAAGTATGATAGTGGGATGATGCATGTATGTTGTATTGCTCATTCAGTGTGTGGGTGTATGGATTGTTGCTTGGGTGTGTGGCTGGGCGAATGCTTGTTTGTTACAGGGCTGTTCTATCAGAGAGTGATGAATTGCACTTCCTGTCAGTATGGGCTTTTTACATGTCTATCCGCCACACCCCCAATAGACTGTGGAGGTGAGACAAACACCACATATTCACACACCAGAACAATTTTAGCAACACTTGActatatatacatactgtatatatagtcaCACTCTTATATCTTTTCCCTGCGTTCTGTTTGGCTCTCTTCTATCAGAACATCATCTAGAGGCAGATGAAGGAGAGGGGGTGGTCTTGGACTGTTTTCTGCCTTGGCACACTCTGGTTGTTGGACAGACTGAGTATTATTACTCCTGGCTCCCTGCAAAGAATGTACAtgtgcacacagacacaaacacatttcagttATTATTGGTTTCACAGAACattgaaattttattttattttaggttgtatatgtataaagaaacatcatatctccatattttgtgatttttattttttgccataaatcattactgTTAGTCACCCTTTACAATATGCTTGTCaccgggttttgcaaatatcgaaccaataaaaagtattaaaaagtgcttgccaACTTTaacaataatcatttaaaaagaactgttttttcaatttcttgaaaaaacacaaatttggtCATTCGAGGTTTCAGAGGGACAACAACGATTTATGAAAATTAATaaaagttatctgtttttgcaaatgaactcttcatatacagtatatagtattaTATATAAATTCATTCTTCTTGAATAATCTTCTCCTTTATATATAGCACTAGGCAGGCAAAAGTTATTTTAACAAATCTTTTTGTTTAGCCAAAAACCTGCTGTGTTTGACTATTCTAAAAACTCTAGTTGAATCTGAATACGCTTCTGCATATCAAGATTAATCTGATGAATTCGTACAAAATCTTCATTCTTTTTGTGCCAGTAAAATATTGCATtgattaaattataaatgaatttacagtatatttaaattatACTGCCCTCTTAAGTAGCCTCAGTGTCGTAAGATACTTGTAATGTACCAAGTGTACTACTTTTCCCAAAGTACAGCTTGATGTAGATTAATCTACATGTATCTTTGAAAACTATAGTTTTAAATTTGCTTCACTTCACTGCCAGCAATCACAGAGCAGATTAGAGTGATTTCAATGAGTAAATGAATGTACTAACATGCACACTGTTGTTTATACATTGCAAGCTGTCGCATGAGGGGGAGTATGAAGAGCTGGTGGTGACAGAGGACTCTAAAATCGTACTCAATCAGCTGAGGGTCAACGAGCAAGGCGTATACCGCTGCCTCCTACAGGATCAAAAGGCTACTACACTTTCTCGCATTTATTTTTACCTGAAAGGTAAGCAGTGTTCACTGCTGCTTAGTGAGTTTGTAAATCATATGTAAACTGACTAGTTTTAAATGGacctttctttctgtcttttagTTAATCCACTGCCATCCACAACCCCTAGGCTGATGGTGACATTGCCACCTCTGCCTGTGGGTTATGACCTCACCCCCCCCAGCCTGCATAGGAACTCGGTGCTCATCATGGTGATTTTACTGTCTGTACTCAGCATCACCGGCAGCCTGGTCATCATAATGTACCTCGGGTATGACAGATCAGATTGTTAGACTGATAGATGAATGTTGGCTTCTTATTACAAATCCATGTTTGATTTAAGAATAATTTTAATTGGAGATCTAAACAtgctttcaaaatattttaaatgaagatCTTAAAGTCAAAACATCTGTAAAGACTGCACAATTTCTTAATGGAAAGACTGGCAGAGGGCACATGAGTAATAAAATGAGCTAGCAGTTATTGATCAGAGCATTTCTGAGAAGCGGGTTTCACTGGAAGGGACACATGGATTTTTCCATGTTAACTACCGAGCATGCTATAAACTGTTCTAATTCAATTCATTACTGCGACAGTTTGCACACGAATCACAGAATCTTAGCATGagaaaatatacagttttaATGTTAGCGAGAAATTAGATTTGGCGAAGTCTCTCGTGACACTTTTaaggtacagtatgtaatttaattcaatgGCATTTGGGTCAGACTCCTAACAGACTTTAGGagttaaatatactgtagtttatgtttactgtatattacaaaAGAGCTAAAATAAAACGAAAGGAAGATACAAGTGACAGTGAGTGATCTGTCACAGGGTCATCAATCACTGATTGTGTCCAGGGAGACATCAGGAAGGAAACACATTCGATTCATCCATTCTGTCAATGTTTTGTGTCTCTGACAGAGTGACCATGAAGCAACAGAAGGAGGGAGACAGCAGGTGGGGAGAGAGGCAGGATGCGGAGGACATTGAGCTGAATGAGGGATGTGACCAAAGGCGAATAAATGAATGACTACAGTTATCCAAAGGATTGATGATCCCAGTGTAACTGTTAAAGGGATGGTTTCACTGAAAACTCACCATAGTGTTCATTTTTTCACAGAacacaatttaaacagtatctaaAAGAATCTTTTTTTCAATACactgaaaataaatagaaacaagGGCTGACAagataaagaaagaaatgttttgggtaaacaaactcataaacgaaaaatacaaaaagatgACCTAGAGATAAAAACAACATGCTTTGACATGAAGTCATGTGAGTTACAGTGAACGTACAGAGAGTCCTCAATAGTAAACACAACTGATTCAATTGATCAGCTCAGCATAGTGTTTCAGGAGTCAAATAAGGGGGACATCTGGTAAAATCAATGATGCTAACATTCTGTCTATACATGATACTTCTGTAATTCATTTACAGAATAAAATTGCATACAGACATAGgagtaatttgcgggtgggacatgtccccaccactttttggaagaaattaagaaatgcttgcagaaggtgtgtattgtttaggggccatTAACGTCTAAAAGTCGTGGAAAAAGCAGGATGTGGTGCT
Above is a genomic segment from Triplophysa rosa linkage group LG17, Trosa_1v2, whole genome shotgun sequence containing:
- the LOC130568318 gene encoding izumo sperm-egg fusion protein 1, yielding MSFAYLLSCFLILDSCSSVRSCLQCDQVVRYIHEDFLSTVRMTVRDQIELKEIIEHAYVNYRETSRSFRGVIDPTTLYRARTEYQSEFKRHWKEHRTGSLQWDMINIVEKGRRILQKHLELFVTQGLCPNKCGLFYQRVMNCTSCQYGLFTCLSATPPIDCGEHHLEADEGEGVVLDCFLPWHTLVVGQTEYYYSWLPAKNLSHEGEYEELVVTEDSKIVLNQLRVNEQGVYRCLLQDQKATTLSRIYFYLKVNPLPSTTPRLMVTLPPLPVGYDLTPPSLHRNSVLIMVILLSVLSITGSLVIIMYLGVTMKQQKEGDSRWGERQDAEDIELNEGCDQRRINE